Proteins encoded together in one Chryseobacterium sp. G0201 window:
- a CDS encoding DMT family transporter, which yields MGRSYIYLILAIVFEIIATTFLKKSEEFSKLIPSIITVIGYSVAFYFLSLTLRQIPVGITYAIWSGVGIIFITIIGIVAFKQVPDLPAIIGIALIVIGVIIINIFSKMGTH from the coding sequence ATGGGACGCAGTTATATCTATCTTATTTTAGCAATTGTTTTTGAAATTATTGCGACAACTTTTCTGAAAAAATCCGAGGAATTTTCAAAATTGATACCTTCAATAATTACAGTAATAGGATATTCGGTAGCGTTTTATTTTTTAAGTCTTACACTTCGTCAAATACCGGTTGGGATCACGTATGCAATCTGGTCGGGTGTTGGGATTATATTTATTACGATCATTGGTATTGTAGCTTTTAAACAGGTTCCTGACCTTCCTGCTATCATCGGTATTGCATTGATCGTAATTGGAGTAATTATCATTAATATTTTCTCAAAAATGGGAACGCATTAA